The Pseudoalteromonas sp. GCY genome includes the window TTTAACTCTATCCCACTCTGTTGAAGCGACCAAATACTGCGCTTGGGCCTGCGCCATTGCCTCTGAGAATAAGGTGATAAGTGGATCATTAACATTAACCATAGAGCCAAGCGTAGTGTGTCGCTTTAACACGATTGAATCGGCTCTTGGCGATACTAAATAGCTGGTATAACCATTGGCTTTTACTTCCCCAGGAGCAAAATAAAAGCGCTCATGGCTTTCCAGCTTGACTTCTTTGGTCTGAATTCCGGCAAAACGCATCTGCTGTTGCGTTAGTACGATGGCATTTTCTTCCTCTTCATGTTCTTCATGACCGTCGCCGGCATATGCCAGCGAGCTAAAAAGCGCGTTCACCGCGAAATAAATGGAGAAAATTTTAAAGTTTGTCATTCGATACTCTTTTACTCAAGAACGTAAGTTGACGTTCAAAACCGTTAGCTTGTGTAGCGAATTGCACCAAGCATTGCTTTTACAGTGCCAATTCGCGGACAAGAATGCGCTTCTCAAGCAGACGTGATTTATCTGTAATCAACGTCAATAACTGAGAAGGAGTAATACCAATCCGTGTTAAAGTAGCTCATTTACTTAATACAATTGGTATAAACGGAGTAGGCAGTATCACTGAAAGCAAAACACATAAGCATAGAAAACGGGCCTAGTTGCTTACTCACAAGCACGAATTTGCGCTAAGTTGGGTTTATCAATTTACTCATTAACCTAAACTCAGGTTAGTTAAGTTAAATTGAGGTCACGCCTTCAATGATAACCGCTACTTAAGCGATCGGTGGACGATGTGCTTGCTCTACAAAAGCGCGCACTTTGGTATCAGATTGAGGATAAATTTCGCTATTTGGTCGCATTTCAAAGGGGATAAAAGATTTTAAAATCACTAAATTCAAATGCGTCCCACTGCAATGGCCACAGTGGTGGCAATCTTTTGTATGATGTCCGCTGGGGTCTGCTTGCGCATCTTCAGCATGATCGTGAGTATGTTGGAGGTGAGGCACTTCGATTTGATGGAAGCTAGATTCAGACGCGAATACACTCACAGATTGCACCGCGAGTAGAAGCATCACAAAAATCAGG containing:
- a CDS encoding DUF2946 family protein, which translates into the protein MNKLILIFVMLLLAVQSVSVFASESSFHQIEVPHLQHTHDHAEDAQADPSGHHTKDCHHCGHCSGTHLNLVILKSFIPFEMRPNSEIYPQSDTKVRAFVEQAHRPPIA